In Actinoplanes sp. NBC_00393, a single genomic region encodes these proteins:
- a CDS encoding class I SAM-dependent methyltransferase has protein sequence MGRVVWESGDAYEAYVGRWSRLVAKTFVSWLDVPPNRRWLDVGCGTGALTSSITSPGTLVGVDRSSGFLTTARSGPALCVGDATALPLADASFDAVVSGLALNFVGRPEIAVQEFSRVAAPGAVVAAYVWDYAGGMEMMWYFWAAAAERDPAAAALAENLRFELCRDDVLAGLWHQAGLRDVSTRRIQIRTIFTDFDDFWNPFLGGQGPAPSYVATLADPDRDALRELLRTRLPTSTDGSIPLTAAAWAVRGTRT, from the coding sequence ATGGGACGGGTTGTCTGGGAGTCCGGCGACGCCTACGAGGCGTACGTCGGGCGCTGGAGCCGGCTCGTCGCCAAGACCTTCGTGTCCTGGCTCGACGTGCCCCCGAACCGCCGCTGGCTCGACGTAGGCTGCGGCACCGGCGCCCTGACCAGCTCCATCACCAGCCCGGGCACCCTCGTCGGAGTCGATCGCTCGTCCGGCTTCCTGACCACCGCCCGTTCCGGGCCGGCCCTCTGCGTCGGCGACGCCACCGCCCTGCCCTTGGCCGACGCCTCGTTCGACGCCGTGGTCAGTGGCCTGGCACTCAACTTCGTCGGCCGCCCGGAGATCGCAGTCCAGGAGTTCAGCCGCGTCGCAGCACCGGGCGCGGTCGTCGCCGCCTACGTCTGGGACTACGCCGGCGGCATGGAGATGATGTGGTACTTCTGGGCCGCAGCCGCCGAACGCGACCCGGCCGCCGCAGCCCTCGCCGAGAACCTGCGCTTCGAACTCTGCCGCGACGACGTCCTGGCCGGCCTCTGGCATCAGGCCGGACTCCGAGACGTATCAACCCGCCGCATCCAAATCCGGACGATCTTCACTGACTTCGACGACTTCTGGAATCCGTTCCTGGGCGGTCAGGGCCCGGCCCCCAGCTACGTCGCCACCCTCGCCGACCCCGACCGAGACGCCCTCCGCGAACTGCTCCGCACCCGCCTCCCCACCAGCACCGACGGCTCCATCCCGCTGACCGCCGCTGCCTGGGCCGTCCGCGGCACCCGTACCTGA
- a CDS encoding CynX/NimT family MFS transporter, translating to MAIREEQAVSRRQGRLFTLVALLLAALNLRLAVTSVGPVLREIQDGLGMSATMAGLLTSVPVLCFASIGLAAPRLARRFGTAPVIFGGLLLLTAGLAVRPYTGGPILFLLLSAVAMAGIALVNVLLPSVVKDKFPDQVGTVTGLYTVALNIGATTAAAATVPLTNTFDDWRLGLAGWTLAALIALPPWLLMARDRTAAGGPASQEQPAPVRVSRHPVAWALALYFGMQSTSAYVIIGWLPQIYRDAGISAEMAGVLFAVTSFLGIPLAFLLSALAGRLRSQSGIALVLGLFGIAGWGGLWASPSAAPWLWAVFLGVVNTAFPLVLTMIALRGKNPGTVVRLSAFAQGVGYLIAIPGPILIGALHDATGGWEVPLAVMAGLMIPQMLAGMAAGRNRQI from the coding sequence GTGGCCATCCGGGAAGAACAGGCGGTCAGCCGCCGCCAGGGACGACTCTTCACCCTCGTCGCACTACTCCTGGCGGCGCTGAACCTGCGACTCGCGGTCACCAGCGTCGGCCCGGTCCTGCGCGAGATCCAGGACGGCCTCGGCATGAGCGCCACGATGGCGGGGCTGCTGACGTCCGTACCGGTGCTCTGTTTCGCCTCGATCGGCCTGGCCGCGCCGCGCCTGGCCCGGCGCTTCGGCACCGCGCCGGTGATTTTCGGCGGTCTGCTGCTGCTGACCGCAGGCCTGGCGGTGCGCCCCTACACCGGCGGGCCGATCCTGTTCCTGCTGCTCAGCGCGGTTGCGATGGCCGGGATCGCGCTGGTCAACGTGCTGCTGCCGTCGGTCGTCAAGGACAAGTTCCCGGACCAGGTGGGCACCGTCACCGGCCTCTACACGGTGGCGCTGAACATCGGCGCGACCACCGCCGCCGCCGCGACCGTGCCGCTGACCAACACGTTCGACGACTGGCGGCTCGGCCTGGCCGGATGGACGCTGGCCGCGCTGATCGCGCTGCCGCCGTGGTTGCTGATGGCACGCGATCGCACGGCCGCCGGTGGCCCGGCTTCCCAAGAGCAACCCGCCCCGGTACGCGTGAGCCGGCACCCCGTCGCCTGGGCCCTCGCCCTGTACTTCGGCATGCAGTCCACCTCGGCGTACGTGATCATCGGCTGGCTGCCCCAGATCTACCGCGACGCCGGTATCTCCGCCGAGATGGCCGGCGTGCTGTTCGCGGTCACCTCGTTCCTCGGCATCCCGCTGGCCTTCCTGCTCTCCGCCCTGGCCGGGCGGCTGCGCAGCCAGAGCGGCATCGCGCTGGTCCTGGGCCTGTTCGGCATCGCCGGCTGGGGCGGGCTGTGGGCCTCGCCCAGCGCGGCGCCCTGGCTGTGGGCCGTCTTCCTGGGCGTGGTCAACACGGCGTTCCCGCTGGTTCTGACCATGATCGCGCTGCGCGGCAAGAACCCGGGCACGGTGGTCCGGCTGTCTGCCTTCGCCCAGGGGGTCGGCTACCTGATCGCCATCCCCGGACCGATCCTGATCGGTGCGCTGCACGACGCCACCGGTGGCTGGGAGGTCCCGCTGGCGGTCATGGCCGGCCTGATGATCCCGCAGATGCTGGCCGGCATGGCCGCCGGCCGGAACCGCCAGATCTGA
- a CDS encoding glycosyltransferase family 39 protein, which produces MLDALSDPAPTERIDAARRSIAWWPVGLIAAATTLLLLGTANRYGYHRDELYFRLLGEHPQWGYTDQPPFTPLLARLGIELFGDTVWAMRVPFAILLGLTAIVAAMIARELNGGPAAQSLAAVGVFSAGPLSAAHVSSTAAPDLLVWLGVSYFVIRALLAGRERAWIGAGLVTGLGLYNKHLVVLLLLCIAAGLLWLGPRHVLQSRWLWAGAGVALLIGLPNLIYQVANGFPQADMAAAIAENKGTESRVLLLPLQFVLLMLPPVWIAGIVTLLRDPRLRPLRALAVAYPLMLVLVLVIAGQPYYPVGLLYALFAIGAVPTARWAFGHRPRQALLAVGVTLSVAMGIVSALPVIPERSLAGNPAVAANQTIADQIGWREYVWQIAGVHNELSPADQDRAVLFTGNYGEAGALDRYGAQFGLPPVYSGHNELHNFGPPPEGKTVVVAVLQAPLPRAAALFGACQQKATLHNSLGVENEELEARIYVCRTSEPWAAIWPRTQHYD; this is translated from the coding sequence GTGCTCGATGCGCTGAGTGACCCAGCACCTACGGAACGTATTGATGCGGCTCGGCGATCGATCGCCTGGTGGCCGGTCGGGCTGATCGCGGCGGCCACGACGTTACTGCTGCTCGGCACCGCCAACCGGTACGGCTACCACCGCGACGAGCTCTACTTCCGCCTGCTCGGCGAGCATCCGCAGTGGGGGTACACCGACCAGCCGCCGTTCACCCCGCTGCTCGCCCGTCTCGGCATCGAGCTCTTCGGCGACACCGTGTGGGCGATGCGCGTACCGTTCGCGATCCTTCTCGGACTGACCGCGATCGTCGCCGCCATGATCGCCCGCGAGCTGAACGGCGGACCCGCCGCACAGTCCCTCGCCGCCGTCGGCGTTTTCAGCGCCGGCCCGCTCTCCGCCGCGCACGTCAGCTCGACCGCCGCCCCCGACCTGCTGGTCTGGCTCGGCGTGAGCTACTTCGTGATCCGCGCCCTGCTCGCCGGCCGGGAACGCGCCTGGATCGGCGCCGGCCTGGTCACCGGGCTCGGCCTCTACAACAAACACCTCGTGGTGCTCCTGCTGCTCTGCATCGCCGCCGGCCTGCTCTGGCTCGGCCCGCGGCACGTGCTGCAGTCCCGCTGGCTGTGGGCCGGCGCCGGCGTCGCCCTCCTGATCGGCCTGCCCAACCTGATCTACCAGGTGGCCAACGGCTTCCCGCAGGCCGACATGGCCGCCGCCATCGCCGAGAACAAGGGCACCGAGTCCCGCGTCCTGCTGCTCCCGCTCCAGTTCGTGCTGCTCATGCTGCCGCCGGTGTGGATCGCGGGCATCGTCACCCTGCTCCGCGACCCCCGGCTGCGCCCGCTGCGTGCCCTGGCAGTCGCCTACCCGCTGATGCTCGTCCTGGTCCTGGTGATCGCCGGCCAGCCCTACTACCCGGTCGGCCTGCTCTACGCCCTCTTCGCGATCGGCGCCGTACCCACCGCACGCTGGGCTTTCGGCCACCGCCCCCGCCAGGCGCTGCTCGCCGTCGGCGTCACCCTCTCGGTCGCCATGGGCATCGTCTCCGCACTCCCCGTCATCCCCGAACGCAGCCTCGCCGGCAACCCGGCAGTCGCCGCCAACCAGACGATCGCCGACCAGATCGGCTGGCGCGAATACGTCTGGCAGATAGCCGGCGTCCACAACGAACTGTCCCCAGCTGATCAGGATCGGGCAGTCCTGTTCACCGGCAACTACGGCGAAGCCGGCGCCCTGGACCGCTACGGCGCCCAGTTCGGCCTGCCGCCGGTCTACAGCGGCCACAACGAGCTGCACAACTTCGGCCCGCCGCCGGAAGGAAAAACCGTGGTGGTCGCGGTCCTGCAGGCCCCGCTGCCGCGGGCCGCGGCCCTCTTCGGCGCCTGCCAGCAGAAGGCCACGCTGCACAACTCGCTCGGCGTGGAGAACGAGGAACTGGAGGCTCGGATCTACGTGTGCCGAACCAGCGAGCCGTGGGCCGCCATCTGGCCACGCACCCAGCATTACGACTGA
- a CDS encoding AAA family ATPase — protein sequence MREPDPEQAAERARAGVRAWVRDAGRRTRARVRSASPYAILAFLTASAVAPIAGAGLGASAEFTAALDQLGGVGSNFLSDALAGTARKLRADDEKPSEEQWRDAIAADLLPRLAAAGDQGRALHEEISQVLREVDAVGTAISEAAVTDEELRHTLESAFQELGLGVSELRWMLTDVQQSVDGLRQQLAQQSLSLHQQLNEVRRHLYAFTREQLPPDDPVPAEVPPGAVPPYPGLASFQPEDAPWFRGREPQVAELLGRLAEQAVGGPPLIITGVSGAGKSSLVRAGLLPGIAGGTLGTEAAAWPWILTNPGVRPLADLERRLRSVADVDGREPYGLGDLAAKAAAEGRRPVIVVDQFEELFTQCPDPAERLAYVTALTNAAPALVVIAVRSDFYPACVELPPLAKVLAAGHVVLGPLDADAIRRAVVEPAEQAGLSVEPGLPDLLLRDLGADGRDGYEPGALPLLAHALRATWDRREGARLTVGAYQATGGIRHAVAETAEKIYVELSAEDRERLRSALLALVTVTSNGTVVRRRGERAAADSRVLRRLVKARLVTVGTETVEISHEALLTSWPRLAGWLAEAREDLLLRQQVTSAAEDWSRSGRDPDLLLRGSRLLAARERVPDGEGVPPVVGEYLAAGWAAAEQEEEARRRGTRRLRQLVAGLGVALLLAVGGGLVALDQREEAEANRRAAVSRQAAAEAMGALAADDEAAAVGKSLDAWQSGQTTEARSALLSAQMVRFAGRLGDEPGGWSAAVSPDGKRIAVGNSDGTVQLWDTDTLTKIGERMAYPKADQVITVAFSPDGRFLASGLMAEHGVKIWDATTGRLVRTLPAVGAAAWVPGTTAVVAARVMNGLPLGRWEAETGELSPLFRAGPTTAMDVAVSPDGRFVAEIGADGGAQVWGLDDGVLAMTVPEARQLAFAPDGTLVTIRLTEDNEGKLAQWAVPSGRRLRDITPGTESTPPPRPITVTPDGMVITNGIRRTATLWSLTSDVTGSLNTGQASFGAGAASANGQVVVVTAPDAPTVVYRRVINMLNTDGPVYDAAFSPDGRRLASGGMDDEVRIWDTTTRELITSFRPAGMVSGIGYAADDVLGVATFARTLEIWDGAGRRQASAKLVAEPKDVAVSRDGSLLAVSVGAAVEDPPETVKSSVEIYDVRQRRFRGSIALGFDTAYAIAFSADGTTLHAAATTSKIDEVTNLASVRSELRSWRTSDLSSLGSFGLGDHQALDLAVSPDGQSIAVAGTNRRMEIRTADGSAVRWESDLRPGQVDRIAFSPDGRTLATTDAGGPVQLWDARSHRMTATLQGHTNTVAALAFSPDGALLASGGTDTQVGVWSLDPAVAVHRLCQIAVPLSRTENTEVSPLCR from the coding sequence TTGCGCGAACCGGATCCCGAACAAGCCGCCGAGCGGGCCCGTGCCGGCGTACGCGCGTGGGTGCGCGACGCCGGCCGGCGCACCAGGGCGCGGGTCCGGTCGGCCAGCCCGTACGCCATCTTGGCCTTTCTGACCGCCTCGGCGGTCGCGCCGATCGCCGGCGCCGGCCTCGGCGCCTCCGCGGAGTTCACCGCCGCGCTGGACCAGCTCGGCGGCGTGGGCAGCAACTTCCTGTCGGACGCGCTGGCCGGCACGGCCCGCAAGCTGCGGGCGGACGACGAGAAGCCGAGCGAGGAGCAGTGGCGCGACGCGATCGCCGCCGACCTGCTCCCCCGGCTGGCCGCCGCCGGCGACCAGGGCCGCGCGCTGCACGAGGAGATCTCGCAGGTGCTGCGCGAGGTGGACGCGGTCGGCACGGCGATCTCCGAGGCCGCCGTTACTGACGAGGAGCTGCGGCACACTCTGGAAAGCGCGTTCCAGGAGCTGGGGCTGGGCGTCAGCGAGCTGCGCTGGATGCTCACCGACGTGCAGCAGAGTGTGGACGGCCTGCGTCAGCAGCTCGCGCAGCAGAGTCTGTCGCTGCATCAGCAGCTGAACGAGGTACGCCGTCACCTGTACGCCTTCACCCGGGAACAACTGCCGCCCGACGACCCGGTGCCCGCCGAGGTGCCGCCCGGCGCGGTCCCGCCGTACCCGGGTCTGGCCAGTTTCCAGCCCGAGGACGCGCCCTGGTTCCGCGGCCGCGAGCCGCAGGTGGCCGAGCTGCTGGGGCGCCTCGCCGAGCAGGCCGTCGGCGGTCCGCCGCTGATCATCACCGGGGTCTCCGGCGCCGGCAAGTCCTCGCTGGTCCGGGCCGGTCTGCTGCCCGGTATCGCCGGAGGCACGCTGGGCACAGAGGCGGCGGCATGGCCGTGGATTCTGACCAACCCGGGGGTACGCCCACTCGCTGACCTGGAGCGGCGACTGCGGTCGGTGGCCGATGTGGACGGCAGGGAACCGTACGGGCTGGGTGACCTGGCCGCGAAAGCCGCCGCCGAGGGCCGCCGCCCGGTGATCGTCGTCGACCAGTTCGAGGAGCTGTTCACCCAGTGCCCCGACCCGGCCGAGCGCCTCGCCTACGTGACCGCGCTGACCAACGCCGCCCCGGCGCTCGTGGTGATCGCGGTCCGCTCCGACTTCTATCCGGCGTGCGTCGAGCTGCCTCCGCTGGCGAAGGTGCTGGCCGCCGGGCACGTCGTCCTCGGCCCGCTCGACGCCGACGCGATCCGCCGCGCCGTCGTCGAGCCGGCCGAACAGGCCGGGCTCAGCGTCGAACCGGGCCTGCCCGACCTGCTGCTGCGAGACCTCGGCGCCGACGGCCGGGACGGCTACGAGCCGGGCGCTCTGCCGCTGCTCGCCCACGCACTCCGGGCCACCTGGGACCGGCGGGAGGGCGCCCGGCTGACCGTCGGGGCGTACCAGGCGACCGGCGGCATCCGGCACGCCGTCGCGGAGACCGCCGAGAAGATCTATGTGGAGCTGAGCGCCGAGGATCGCGAACGGTTGCGGTCGGCACTGCTCGCCCTGGTCACGGTCACCAGCAACGGTACGGTCGTCCGGCGCCGCGGCGAGCGGGCCGCTGCCGACTCGCGCGTGCTGCGAAGGCTGGTGAAGGCACGACTCGTGACGGTCGGCACGGAAACCGTGGAGATCAGCCACGAGGCGCTGCTGACCAGCTGGCCCCGGCTGGCCGGGTGGCTCGCCGAGGCGCGCGAGGACCTGCTGCTGCGCCAGCAGGTGACCTCGGCCGCGGAGGACTGGTCGCGGTCCGGCCGCGATCCGGATCTGCTGCTGCGGGGTTCACGGTTGCTGGCCGCGCGGGAACGGGTGCCGGACGGCGAAGGCGTGCCACCGGTGGTCGGTGAATACCTGGCGGCCGGGTGGGCAGCGGCCGAGCAGGAGGAGGAAGCCCGGCGGCGTGGGACGCGACGGTTGCGGCAGCTGGTGGCAGGGCTCGGGGTGGCTCTGCTGCTGGCGGTCGGGGGTGGGCTGGTCGCCCTGGACCAGCGCGAGGAGGCCGAGGCGAACCGCCGCGCAGCCGTGTCGCGCCAGGCAGCGGCCGAGGCGATGGGTGCGCTCGCCGCCGATGACGAGGCCGCCGCCGTGGGCAAGTCGCTCGATGCCTGGCAGAGCGGACAGACGACCGAGGCGCGTAGTGCCCTGCTCTCCGCCCAGATGGTGCGCTTCGCGGGCCGGCTCGGCGACGAGCCGGGCGGCTGGTCAGCGGCAGTCAGCCCGGATGGCAAGCGGATCGCGGTGGGTAACTCCGACGGCACGGTCCAACTCTGGGACACCGACACGCTCACCAAGATCGGCGAGCGGATGGCCTACCCGAAGGCCGACCAGGTGATCACCGTGGCGTTCTCGCCGGACGGCCGGTTTCTGGCCAGCGGCTTGATGGCCGAACACGGCGTCAAGATCTGGGATGCGACAACCGGTCGGTTGGTGCGCACGCTACCGGCCGTCGGTGCGGCGGCCTGGGTGCCGGGCACAACGGCAGTGGTGGCCGCTCGGGTGATGAACGGGCTGCCGCTCGGCCGATGGGAGGCAGAGACCGGAGAGCTTAGCCCGCTGTTCCGGGCCGGGCCCACCACCGCGATGGATGTCGCGGTGAGTCCCGACGGCCGTTTCGTCGCGGAGATCGGCGCTGACGGGGGCGCCCAGGTCTGGGGGCTGGACGACGGGGTCCTGGCGATGACCGTTCCGGAGGCGCGGCAACTGGCGTTCGCTCCGGACGGGACTCTGGTCACGATCCGGCTCACCGAGGACAACGAGGGAAAGCTGGCGCAATGGGCGGTTCCGTCCGGCCGGCGGCTGCGAGACATCACGCCCGGCACCGAGTCGACTCCCCCGCCGCGGCCCATCACCGTGACCCCCGACGGGATGGTGATCACCAATGGCATTCGGCGCACCGCCACATTGTGGTCACTCACCAGCGACGTCACCGGCTCGCTGAACACCGGGCAGGCCAGCTTCGGCGCGGGTGCCGCGTCGGCGAACGGTCAGGTCGTCGTGGTCACCGCGCCGGACGCGCCGACCGTGGTCTACCGCCGGGTGATCAACATGCTGAACACTGACGGCCCCGTTTACGACGCCGCGTTCTCGCCGGACGGCCGCCGACTTGCCTCCGGAGGCATGGATGACGAGGTACGCATCTGGGACACCACCACGCGAGAGTTGATCACCTCGTTCCGCCCGGCCGGCATGGTCAGCGGGATCGGCTACGCGGCGGACGATGTGCTCGGCGTCGCCACCTTCGCCAGAACTCTGGAGATCTGGGACGGTGCCGGGCGGCGACAGGCTTCGGCGAAGCTCGTCGCCGAGCCGAAGGATGTCGCCGTCTCCCGGGACGGAAGCCTGCTTGCGGTTTCGGTCGGGGCCGCCGTCGAAGACCCTCCCGAGACGGTGAAGTCCTCGGTCGAAATCTACGACGTCCGGCAACGACGCTTCCGGGGCAGCATCGCGCTTGGCTTCGACACCGCGTATGCGATCGCCTTCTCCGCCGACGGCACCACGCTGCACGCCGCGGCCACGACCAGCAAGATCGACGAGGTGACCAACCTCGCGAGTGTCCGCTCCGAGCTTCGCTCCTGGCGCACCTCTGACCTGAGCTCGCTGGGAAGTTTCGGCCTGGGGGATCACCAGGCGCTGGACCTGGCCGTCTCGCCGGACGGGCAGTCCATCGCGGTCGCCGGAACCAACCGACGGATGGAGATCCGCACTGCCGACGGGTCCGCGGTGCGCTGGGAGTCGGACCTTCGACCGGGTCAGGTCGATCGCATCGCCTTCTCACCGGACGGGCGAACGCTGGCGACCACCGATGCCGGCGGCCCGGTCCAGCTCTGGGACGCCCGCAGCCACCGGATGACGGCGACCCTGCAGGGGCACACCAACACGGTGGCGGCGCTGGCGTTCTCGCCGGATGGTGCTCTGCTTGCCAGTGGCGGCACCGACACCCAGGTCGGCGTCTGGTCGTTGGATCCGGCGGTGGCCGTACACCGTCTGTGTCAGATCGCGGTGCCGCTCAGCCGGACCGAAAACACTGAGGTCTCCCCGCTGTGCCGTTGA
- a CDS encoding methyltransferase domain-containing protein, translating to MTTTEGYVLGRTDAEYERLRAQARVWEQATATLLDRVGLAAGARCLDVGCGPGETMRLMAERAGPGGTVVGMDIDAAVGASAVAMLHAAGHRQCTFVAGDATRDDPPAGGYDLVFARLLLLHLTEPVAALRRMWQWVAPGGHLVVQDYDMRTVDVDPPLPVVAEWRRVFLGTFTAAGRDIRLGHRLPHLFAEAGLGAPDGIEVTGRMEPLRAAGGMLAATYRSVAPAAVSLGIVTEPERDAWLSGMERAMTEHGDHTAMWPLLIGVHKQRG from the coding sequence ATGACCACCACCGAGGGGTACGTGCTGGGGCGTACCGATGCCGAGTACGAGCGACTGCGCGCACAGGCACGCGTCTGGGAGCAGGCCACGGCGACCCTGCTGGACCGGGTCGGTCTGGCCGCCGGGGCGCGCTGCCTGGACGTGGGCTGCGGGCCGGGCGAGACGATGCGGCTGATGGCCGAGCGGGCCGGTCCGGGCGGCACGGTCGTCGGGATGGACATCGACGCCGCAGTGGGCGCATCCGCCGTCGCCATGTTGCACGCTGCGGGACACCGGCAGTGCACGTTCGTGGCCGGGGACGCCACCCGCGACGATCCACCGGCGGGCGGGTACGACCTGGTCTTCGCCCGTCTGCTGCTGCTCCACCTCACCGAACCGGTGGCGGCGCTGCGCCGGATGTGGCAGTGGGTCGCGCCGGGTGGGCACCTCGTCGTGCAGGACTACGACATGCGTACGGTCGACGTCGACCCGCCACTGCCGGTGGTGGCCGAGTGGCGCCGGGTCTTCCTCGGCACGTTCACCGCGGCCGGCCGCGACATCCGCCTCGGGCACCGGCTGCCGCACCTGTTCGCCGAGGCGGGACTGGGCGCGCCGGACGGCATCGAGGTCACCGGCCGGATGGAGCCGCTACGTGCCGCCGGTGGGATGCTCGCCGCCACCTATCGCAGCGTCGCACCGGCTGCGGTCTCGCTGGGCATCGTCACCGAGCCGGAACGGGACGCGTGGCTGTCCGGCATGGAACGCGCCATGACCGAGCACGGCGACCACACCGCGATGTGGCCGCTCCTGATCGGCGTGCACAAGCAACGCGGATGA
- a CDS encoding LLM class flavin-dependent oxidoreductase, with product MTERAFRFGVVAGVAHSGAEWVGVARKAEGLGYDALLVPDTLFTLAPFAALASAATATTALRVGTYVLSAPNRAPAQVAWEARSLQTLSDGRLELGVGGGRPSGEADAVALGGEFGTPGERLRRVAETIRAVRELPAPPPVLVAASKPGMLRLAAEQADIVTFGLPPGTPFGELARAAARFRELAGDRADAVELQFNVAAVAGSVDALPYWVSRQVGGDARAMAAAGGASFLIGDPDRIAEELLRRRAEAGFSYVAINAMFMEEFEPVVARLRAVARAG from the coding sequence ATGACTGAGCGGGCGTTTCGGTTCGGGGTGGTTGCGGGGGTGGCGCATTCCGGGGCTGAGTGGGTGGGTGTCGCGCGGAAGGCTGAGGGGCTCGGGTATGACGCGTTGCTCGTACCGGACACGCTTTTCACGCTGGCGCCGTTTGCGGCGCTTGCCTCGGCAGCTACGGCGACCACCGCATTGCGTGTGGGGACCTATGTGCTGAGCGCGCCCAATCGGGCGCCTGCGCAGGTGGCGTGGGAAGCCAGGAGCCTGCAGACGCTCAGTGATGGCCGCCTGGAGCTCGGTGTCGGTGGTGGGCGGCCGTCGGGTGAGGCGGATGCGGTTGCGCTCGGCGGGGAGTTCGGCACGCCGGGGGAGCGGCTGCGCAGGGTTGCGGAGACCATCCGGGCGGTTCGGGAACTGCCTGCGCCGCCGCCTGTGCTGGTGGCTGCTTCGAAGCCGGGCATGTTGCGGCTGGCTGCTGAGCAGGCTGACATCGTGACGTTCGGGTTGCCGCCGGGTACGCCGTTCGGTGAGTTGGCTCGTGCGGCCGCAAGGTTCCGTGAGCTGGCGGGGGACCGGGCGGATGCGGTTGAGCTGCAGTTCAACGTGGCGGCGGTGGCCGGGAGTGTGGACGCGCTGCCGTACTGGGTGTCGCGGCAGGTTGGTGGTGACGCCCGTGCGATGGCTGCGGCCGGGGGCGCGAGTTTTCTGATCGGTGATCCTGATCGGATTGCTGAGGAGCTTCTGCGGCGGCGGGCTGAGGCCGGGTTCTCCTATGTTGCGATCAACGCCATGTTCATGGAGGAGTTCGAGCCGGTGGTGGCTCGTCTGCGCGCAGTGGCCCGGGCCGGCTGA
- a CDS encoding 4'-phosphopantetheinyl transferase family protein, producing MLELLLPSSVVTAEAYADDDTELCFPGEEDLVATAVVGRRREFVTARRLARDALAVLGHPPVAIRPGPRREPVWPDGLAGSITHCSGYRGAAVARTDEVVSLGIDAEPHAPLPPRVLGAVTAPGDAEHLAGLARAEPAVHWDRLLFSAKESIYKAWYPLTQRWLGFSDARLTLQPQMGTFTAHILIDGTRLDGGPPLTSLHGRYLIENGLVVTAVWVV from the coding sequence GTGCTGGAACTGTTGCTGCCGTCGTCGGTGGTCACCGCCGAGGCGTACGCCGACGACGACACCGAACTGTGCTTCCCGGGCGAGGAGGACCTGGTCGCCACCGCGGTCGTGGGACGGCGCCGGGAGTTCGTCACCGCACGGCGGTTGGCCCGGGATGCCCTCGCCGTTCTCGGGCACCCGCCGGTGGCGATCCGGCCCGGGCCCCGCCGGGAACCGGTCTGGCCGGACGGGTTGGCGGGGAGCATCACCCACTGCAGCGGGTATCGGGGTGCGGCTGTCGCGCGTACCGATGAGGTGGTGAGCCTGGGAATCGATGCGGAACCGCACGCACCGCTGCCGCCGCGCGTGCTCGGCGCGGTGACCGCGCCGGGCGACGCCGAGCACCTGGCCGGGCTGGCGCGTGCCGAGCCGGCGGTGCATTGGGACCGGTTGCTGTTCAGCGCCAAGGAGTCCATCTACAAGGCCTGGTATCCACTCACCCAGCGCTGGCTGGGCTTCAGCGACGCGAGGCTCACCCTGCAACCGCAGATGGGTACGTTCACCGCGCACATCCTGATCGACGGCACCCGGCTCGACGGCGGGCCGCCGCTCACCAGCCTGCACGGCCGATACCTGATCGAGAACGGTCTGGTGGTGACCGCGGTGTGGGTCGTCTGA
- a CDS encoding siderophore-interacting protein: MANRPARPAHEGVVTRVEQLTPHMVRVVVGGDALSRIEAGHCTDHYIKVLFPRPGVDYPEPFDMGVIRESVPREDWPTVRTYTVRKWLPEIPEMWIDFVVHGDTGIAGPWAAQAKPGDIVRFMGPGGGYAPSPEAAWHLLAGDESALPAIAAALEGMPEGAPVKAFIEVEGPAEEQRLVTPANAEITWLHRGARPVGELLCDTVRGITFPEGRVQAFVHGEATFVRDLRGHLRRERGLTMDQLSISGYWRREMNEDGWQSSKREWNEQVEREQETPAAV, encoded by the coding sequence ATGGCGAACAGACCGGCGCGACCGGCCCACGAGGGCGTGGTCACCCGGGTCGAGCAGCTGACCCCGCACATGGTGCGCGTCGTGGTCGGCGGTGACGCTCTGTCCCGCATCGAGGCCGGGCACTGCACCGACCACTACATCAAGGTGCTCTTCCCCCGCCCCGGCGTCGACTACCCGGAGCCCTTCGACATGGGTGTCATCCGGGAGAGCGTGCCCCGGGAGGACTGGCCCACCGTCCGGACGTACACGGTCCGTAAATGGCTGCCCGAGATCCCCGAGATGTGGATCGACTTCGTGGTGCACGGCGACACCGGCATCGCCGGCCCGTGGGCCGCGCAGGCCAAGCCCGGTGACATCGTCCGGTTCATGGGCCCCGGCGGCGGCTACGCCCCCAGCCCGGAGGCCGCCTGGCACCTGCTGGCCGGCGACGAGAGCGCCCTGCCGGCGATCGCCGCCGCGCTCGAGGGGATGCCCGAGGGCGCCCCGGTGAAGGCGTTCATCGAGGTCGAGGGGCCCGCCGAGGAGCAGAGACTCGTCACCCCGGCCAACGCGGAGATCACCTGGCTGCACCGGGGCGCCCGGCCGGTCGGCGAGTTGCTCTGCGACACGGTTCGGGGCATCACCTTCCCCGAGGGACGGGTGCAGGCCTTCGTGCACGGCGAGGCCACGTTCGTCCGGGACCTCCGCGGTCACCTGCGGCGGGAGCGCGGGCTGACGATGGATCAGCTCTCCATCTCCGGCTACTGGCGGCGCGAGATGAATGAGGACGGCTGGCAGTCCAGCAAGCGCGAGTGGAACGAACAGGTCGAGCGTGAGCAGGAGACCCCCGCCGCGGTGTAA